The DNA segment aaaaacttataatatacttaactacagacagttgCTATATATAGGattaaagtatttgcgtcaCATATTGGGGACAGTGTATATAAAGCAGAATTAttttactcaatttacaaatcaaaaataagattccattataatgaataaggaagtggtatatgcatttgttaataataataataatttcctttatattttttgatattgtattatatatatcattaaactttattttaataaaattttcaataatacacgttttattaattgtttttaaatgttttcttagtgcCAAAAATTCGAGAATGTATGGGGTGCTTTCCCCGATAAATTAGACAaagataaatattataaatttgaaaataataatatattaaatagttATTGTGATAATGATCAATGTGAAGAtgatatcaaaaaaattagtgctggatttttttatttgcttaGTGGATTTTTTGGGGATCCTAATTCGTTTAACTTTGATGAAAAAAGTAATAacgatattttttattacattatgatatggttaagttatatgttaaacctaaaaaaaaatgacttAAACAACAGtctacaatatttttatgatatagatatatcaaatcaaaataagtataaaaaTCCTATAGTTGGTTTTACGgagtataataattatatagatcttttagataaaaaaaaaattgtgaatatggatattaaagatatatctaaattttatgctccatttaaatcattatgtaccatgtataatgaatttaatgatAGAACGTCAGATTGCAAAAATTGTTCGAACAATGCTAAAGAATTtgttaacaaatataatgaacTTAATGAAGATCATAGTATTACTGGAAATGTTTCATATAGTCAAATATTGTGTACtttatcaactgattataataatttaaaaagta comes from the Plasmodium yoelii strain 17X genome assembly, chromosome: 6 genome and includes:
- a CDS encoding PIR protein, which translates into the protein MNKEVCQKFENVWGAFPDKLDKDKYYKFENNNILNSYCDNDQCEDDIKKISAGFFYLLSGFFGDPNSFNFDEKSNNDIFYYIMIWLSYMLNLKKNDLNNSLQYFYDIDISNQNKYKNPIVGFTEYNNYIDLLDKKKIVNMDIKDISKFYAPFKSLCTMYNEFNDRTSDCKNCSNNAKEFVNKYNELNEDHSITGNVSYSQILCTLSTDYNNLKSKCSNSSSFPEIKTPTNCVKRFKQSSQLISAQNSEDISSSSIGNKLFTVLSIFGAIAFLLGISYKYSLFGFRKRFQKQKLREKIKNIKKKMNR